The Bacillus sp. Y1 genome has a window encoding:
- the liaF gene encoding cell wall-active antibiotics response protein LiaF: MLLLVGGVLLLVNIGVISMEITELFVVSYPFLLFVIATILCVKALVERGNLFFSLFLVLFSSILIFDRIGKLDFGFWEFWKLWPYIIIYIAVSILTRKNKIRFHFHEDMPRDAFKTLDEKGKKKRKRARGFSIGDVSFKQANWSVEPMELYNTIGDYFIDFSQAYIPEKETPIIVQGWIGDVKMIIPEDVPVFVQSYIKVGDIRIFDKETDAINRGLTYQSPGYEEAVRKLKISIELKIGSVRIDKV, translated from the coding sequence ATGCTCTTACTAGTAGGGGGTGTGCTCCTCCTTGTTAATATAGGTGTCATTTCCATGGAAATAACAGAGTTATTTGTCGTTTCTTATCCATTTCTGCTATTTGTCATTGCAACGATTCTCTGTGTAAAAGCCTTAGTTGAAAGGGGGAATTTGTTTTTTTCTTTATTCTTAGTTCTTTTTTCTTCTATATTAATATTTGATCGGATTGGAAAATTAGATTTTGGATTTTGGGAGTTTTGGAAGCTTTGGCCATATATTATTATTTATATTGCCGTTAGCATACTGACTAGAAAAAATAAAATTAGGTTTCATTTTCATGAGGATATGCCTAGAGATGCGTTTAAAACACTTGATGAAAAAGGGAAGAAAAAGAGAAAAAGAGCTAGAGGCTTTTCGATTGGTGATGTTAGTTTTAAACAAGCCAATTGGTCAGTAGAACCAATGGAGCTTTATAACACAATTGGAGACTATTTCATTGATTTTAGCCAAGCATACATTCCGGAAAAAGAAACTCCGATAATCGTTCAAGGATGGATTGGAGATGTCAAGATGATCATACCAGAAGATGTCCCTGTTTTTGTCCAATCTTATATAAAGGTAGGAGATATTCGTATCTTTGATAAGGAAACCGATGCAATCAATCGCGGGTTAACCTATCAATCACCAGGCTATGAGGAAGCTGTTCGAAAGTTAAAGATATCGATTGAGTTGAAAATTGGATCGGTACGTATTGATAAGGTATAG
- a CDS encoding Cof-type HAD-IIB family hydrolase, protein MSKKLVFFDIDGTLYNEEKKLPQSAKESIQQLKDQGHEVAIATGRSPFNITEIRKELEIDNYVSFNGQYVVLNGQVIYKNPINTSALEELTNFSTKNKHPIVYLDHEDMKGNVESHTMLEEAVGSLSVSGKVGYDPIYHQDREIYQSFLIYRDEDQVDYKSAFPQLDFIRWHQYAVDVLPAGGSKAVGIQAAMNHFGIAPEHVYAFGDGLNDIEMLTFVKNSVAMGNAHEKAKSAAKYVTKHVDEDGIAYGLELVGLLK, encoded by the coding sequence ATGTCCAAAAAATTGGTCTTTTTTGATATTGATGGAACATTATATAATGAAGAAAAAAAATTACCACAATCGGCAAAGGAATCTATTCAGCAGTTAAAGGATCAAGGTCATGAGGTAGCAATTGCGACAGGGAGATCTCCTTTTAATATAACCGAGATTCGAAAAGAGTTAGAAATAGATAATTATGTAAGCTTTAATGGTCAGTATGTCGTATTAAATGGACAAGTGATATACAAAAATCCAATCAACACCTCAGCTTTAGAAGAGCTTACAAATTTTTCAACTAAAAATAAACACCCGATCGTGTATTTAGATCACGAAGATATGAAAGGAAATGTAGAATCACATACGATGTTAGAAGAGGCTGTTGGTTCTTTAAGTGTAAGTGGAAAGGTTGGATATGATCCTATATATCATCAAGATCGAGAAATATATCAATCCTTTTTAATATATAGAGATGAAGATCAAGTGGATTATAAATCAGCATTTCCTCAATTAGATTTTATCCGCTGGCACCAATATGCGGTGGATGTGTTACCTGCTGGAGGATCAAAAGCGGTAGGAATTCAAGCGGCTATGAATCATTTTGGCATTGCACCTGAGCATGTGTATGCTTTTGGAGATGGATTAAATGATATTGAGATGCTTACCTTTGTTAAGAATAGTGTAGCTATGGGAAATGCACATGAAAAGGCGAAGAGTGCTGCTAAATACGTAACCAAGCATGTGGACGAAGATGGGATTGCATACGGTTTAGAATTGGTCGGGCTGTTGAAGTAA
- a CDS encoding phosphocarrier protein HPr, translating to MAKKTFTVIDETGIHARPATLLVSTASKFNSDVKLAYKEKEVNLKSIMGVMSLGIPKGASITITTEGADEEEALKGLTDVLAKEGLAE from the coding sequence ATGGCAAAGAAAACTTTTACAGTAATTGATGAAACAGGTATTCATGCAAGACCAGCCACACTTCTTGTAAGCACGGCAAGTAAATTCAACTCAGATGTGAAACTAGCTTACAAGGAAAAGGAAGTTAACCTCAAGTCCATTATGGGTGTAATGTCTTTAGGTATTCCTAAAGGTGCATCAATTACAATTACAACTGAGGGTGCAGATGAAGAGGAAGCGTTAAAAGGTCTTACTGATGTATTAGCTAAAGAAGGACTTGCAGAATAA
- a CDS encoding PTS lactose/cellobiose transporter subunit IIA → MATMEETVFQIILHGGNGKSSSMEAIAAAKRGDFTEARAKLQEAADALNEAHHVQTSLIQGEIRGEKVEISLLMVHAQDHLMNAITLKDLATEFVDLYETIKLEKVSS, encoded by the coding sequence ATGGCAACAATGGAAGAAACAGTATTTCAGATTATTTTACATGGTGGAAATGGAAAAAGCTCTTCAATGGAAGCGATCGCAGCAGCGAAACGAGGAGATTTCACAGAAGCACGTGCAAAACTACAGGAAGCCGCAGATGCATTAAACGAAGCACACCATGTTCAAACTTCATTGATTCAAGGAGAAATTAGAGGAGAAAAGGTAGAAATTTCTCTATTAATGGTTCATGCTCAAGATCACTTAATGAATGCAATCACACTAAAAGATTTAGCAACTGAATTTGTGGATCTGTACGAAACGATTAAGTTAGAGAAAGTTTCTAGCTAA
- the celB gene encoding PTS cellobiose transporter subunit IIC, producing MNKFLGFLESKFMPFAGKLAAQRHLGALKDGIILAMPMIIIGSVFLILGFLPIPGYADFMASVFGDQWLAKLMYPTDATFNMMGLIAAFGIAYRLAERYGIDAITAGVISLCAFLLATPFNVPFTPDGATEAIAVGGAIPVAFMGSKGLFVAILIGLFSTEVYNFILKKNIVIKMPDSVPPAVSKSFVALVPGFIVITIIFLIRLVIEYFGISSIHDVVQLVLGKPLGLLGGSLIGSIVAYMLIMMLWSAGLHGTNIVAGVLSPVWLMATEENQIAFRAGEELPNIFTSQFFEVFVNIGGTGATFGLAMLMLFWAKSQQMKALGKLSAGPGTFMINEPIIFGTPIVMNPLLIVPFFLTPIVLIIVTYYSMKLGLVAKPAGIAIPWTTPPIIGGYLATGGKISGAVMQAVNVVIALAIYFPFFRMWDKMKQQEEGGVNNSSKVS from the coding sequence ATGAATAAGTTTTTAGGTTTCCTTGAATCAAAGTTTATGCCTTTTGCTGGTAAATTAGCCGCACAAAGACATTTAGGTGCTTTAAAAGATGGAATTATCCTAGCGATGCCAATGATTATTATCGGTTCTGTATTCCTAATTTTAGGTTTCCTACCGATTCCTGGTTACGCCGATTTCATGGCAAGTGTGTTCGGAGATCAATGGTTAGCAAAATTAATGTATCCAACAGATGCAACGTTTAACATGATGGGTCTAATCGCTGCATTCGGTATTGCATATCGTCTAGCTGAGAGGTATGGCATTGACGCCATTACAGCTGGGGTAATCTCACTGTGTGCGTTCTTACTTGCTACACCATTCAATGTGCCGTTTACTCCAGATGGAGCAACAGAAGCGATCGCAGTTGGAGGAGCAATTCCAGTTGCATTTATGGGAAGTAAAGGACTTTTCGTAGCGATCCTAATCGGTTTATTCTCAACAGAAGTGTATAACTTCATTCTTAAGAAAAATATTGTTATTAAAATGCCAGATAGCGTTCCACCGGCAGTAAGTAAATCGTTTGTTGCACTTGTTCCTGGTTTTATTGTTATCACTATTATCTTCTTAATTCGTTTAGTAATTGAGTACTTTGGAATTAGCAGTATTCATGACGTGGTTCAATTAGTACTTGGTAAGCCACTTGGATTATTAGGCGGAAGCTTAATCGGTTCGATTGTTGCCTACATGCTTATTATGATGCTTTGGTCAGCAGGTCTTCACGGAACAAACATCGTTGCAGGTGTACTAAGCCCAGTTTGGTTAATGGCAACAGAAGAAAACCAAATTGCGTTCCGTGCAGGTGAAGAATTACCAAATATCTTTACATCTCAATTCTTTGAAGTATTCGTCAACATCGGTGGTACTGGTGCTACATTTGGTCTAGCTATGCTTATGCTTTTCTGGGCAAAGAGCCAACAAATGAAGGCGCTTGGTAAATTATCGGCTGGTCCTGGAACATTCATGATCAACGAACCAATCATTTTTGGTACACCAATCGTAATGAACCCATTACTAATCGTACCATTCTTCTTAACACCGATCGTTCTAATCATTGTAACGTACTACTCAATGAAGTTAGGTTTAGTTGCGAAGCCAGCAGGTATCGCGATTCCTTGGACAACGCCGCCAATTATCGGTGGATACCTAGCAACTGGAGGTAAAATTTCAGGTGCGGTTATGCAGGCTGTCAACGTCGTTATCGCTCTAGCTATTTACTTCCCGTTCTTCAGAATGTGGGATAAGATGAAGCAACAAGAAGAGGGCGGAGTAAATAATTCATCAAAAGTGAGTTAA
- a CDS encoding lactonase family protein, with the protein MSSADKVIGYVGTYTKGDSEGIYRFVLDTKAGKIEEVELAGKVENPTYVSITGDNKFLYSVSKNGDLGGVTSFSIEEGTGKLQKINDRGSAGSPPCHLEINPSNTALFTANYHKGTVEVHKVNPKTGEIQPASSSVAHTGSGPDPRQEKAHTHYSGLTPDGKYVVAVELGIDKIFTYELKEDQLSLVYELSVKPGSGPRHIVFHPTKPLAYVMTEFSGEVLVLQYDSTNGSFNQIQAISTLPSDFTENNQGSAIHISSDGRFVYAGNRGHNSIASFVADENGSLSFLEHTPTEGDWPRDFALDPTESYIVASNQESGNLVLFARDKETGKLSLLQSDITVPYAVCVKFLTI; encoded by the coding sequence TTGAGTAGCGCTGATAAAGTAATTGGATATGTAGGTACGTACACAAAAGGTGATAGTGAAGGGATTTATCGCTTTGTTTTAGACACAAAAGCTGGAAAAATAGAAGAGGTTGAACTTGCTGGTAAAGTAGAAAATCCTACCTATGTTTCTATTACAGGTGATAACAAATTTCTGTATTCCGTTTCAAAAAACGGTGATCTTGGTGGGGTAACATCATTTTCTATTGAAGAAGGTACAGGTAAGCTTCAAAAAATTAATGATCGAGGGTCTGCTGGTTCTCCTCCTTGTCACTTAGAGATAAACCCTAGCAATACCGCATTGTTTACCGCAAATTACCATAAAGGAACAGTTGAAGTGCATAAGGTAAACCCAAAAACGGGTGAAATTCAACCGGCTTCCTCAAGCGTTGCCCATACAGGAAGCGGCCCAGATCCTAGACAGGAGAAAGCTCATACTCACTACTCTGGCCTAACTCCTGATGGAAAATACGTGGTGGCAGTTGAACTTGGAATTGATAAAATCTTTACATATGAACTGAAAGAAGATCAATTATCCCTAGTTTATGAACTTTCTGTGAAACCTGGAAGCGGCCCAAGACATATTGTGTTCCATCCAACAAAACCACTCGCTTATGTGATGACAGAATTTAGTGGTGAAGTACTCGTTCTTCAATACGATTCAACTAACGGTAGCTTCAATCAAATTCAAGCGATTTCAACACTTCCTTCAGATTTTACCGAAAACAATCAAGGAAGCGCGATTCACATCAGCTCCGATGGACGTTTTGTGTACGCTGGAAATCGCGGACATAATAGTATTGCAAGCTTTGTTGCAGACGAAAATGGTTCCCTTTCATTTTTAGAACATACACCAACAGAAGGTGATTGGCCTCGTGACTTTGCACTAGACCCTACAGAATCGTATATTGTTGCATCTAATCAAGAGTCAGGCAACCTTGTCCTTTTTGCTAGAGACAAAGAAACAGGTAAACTTAGTCTGCTTCAATCTGACATTACCGTTCCTTATGCCGTTTGCGTGAAGTTTTTAACTATTTAA
- a CDS encoding glycoside hydrolase family 1 protein: MIHKQLKPFPEKFLWGAASAAYQVEGAWNEDGKGPSNWDLFVRIPGKTFKETTGDVAVDHYHRYKEDVQLMAEMGMKAYRFSVAWTRILPQGKGEVNEKGLQFYDNLINELVKHNIEPVLTLYHWDLPQALQDEYGGWESRKIIEDFTNYSTILFKRFGDRVKYWVSLNEQNIFTMLGYQWAAHPPGVKDDKLFYQVNHHANLANASVIKEFRKYVPDGKIGPSFAYSPAYAATSKPTDIIAAENAEEFTSHWWMDVYAWGKYPEATWNYLEKNGLAPKVEEGDFELLKAGKPDFMGVNYYQTTTYEENPLDGVAEGHFNTSGKKGTTKDRGIPGVFKTVKNDNLERTNWDWNIDPVGLRIGLRRIQSRYGLPILISENGLGEYDKLEENDVVNDDYRIDYIRTHLVAIQEAISDGVEMLGYCVWSFTDLLSWLNGFQKRYGFVYVNQHEEGENDLRRIKKKSFGWYKSVIESNGEKL; the protein is encoded by the coding sequence ATGATACATAAGCAATTAAAGCCGTTTCCAGAAAAATTCCTTTGGGGGGCAGCTTCTGCAGCTTATCAAGTAGAAGGTGCGTGGAATGAGGATGGAAAAGGACCATCAAACTGGGATTTATTCGTACGCATACCCGGAAAAACATTTAAAGAGACAACAGGTGATGTAGCAGTCGATCATTACCACCGATATAAAGAAGATGTACAGTTAATGGCAGAAATGGGAATGAAGGCATATCGTTTTTCTGTGGCGTGGACAAGAATTCTTCCTCAAGGAAAAGGGGAGGTTAATGAGAAAGGTCTACAGTTTTACGACAATCTTATCAATGAGCTCGTAAAGCATAATATTGAACCTGTTCTTACGCTATACCATTGGGATCTGCCTCAAGCATTACAAGATGAATATGGTGGTTGGGAATCAAGAAAGATTATAGAAGACTTCACGAATTACAGTACTATTTTATTCAAGCGATTTGGTGATCGTGTTAAGTACTGGGTGAGTTTAAATGAGCAAAATATTTTTACAATGCTTGGGTATCAGTGGGCAGCACATCCACCAGGAGTAAAGGATGACAAGCTCTTTTATCAAGTAAATCACCATGCTAATTTAGCGAATGCAAGCGTCATTAAAGAGTTCCGTAAATATGTTCCAGATGGGAAAATTGGTCCTAGCTTTGCTTATTCGCCTGCATATGCTGCCACATCAAAACCAACAGATATAATAGCCGCTGAAAATGCAGAGGAATTTACGAGCCATTGGTGGATGGACGTATACGCGTGGGGGAAATACCCGGAGGCAACATGGAACTATCTAGAGAAGAACGGATTGGCACCAAAGGTAGAAGAAGGCGACTTTGAATTATTAAAAGCTGGAAAACCTGATTTCATGGGTGTAAACTATTACCAAACAACCACATACGAAGAAAACCCGCTTGATGGAGTAGCGGAGGGTCATTTTAATACATCAGGGAAAAAAGGAACAACGAAAGACAGAGGAATTCCAGGTGTTTTTAAAACGGTCAAGAATGACAATTTAGAAAGAACAAACTGGGATTGGAATATAGATCCGGTTGGACTTCGAATTGGACTTCGTCGCATACAAAGCCGATATGGCCTGCCAATCTTAATCAGTGAAAACGGGTTAGGGGAGTATGATAAGCTTGAAGAAAATGATGTGGTAAACGATGATTATCGTATTGACTATATTCGAACACATCTAGTAGCCATTCAGGAAGCGATTTCAGATGGTGTTGAGATGCTTGGATATTGTGTATGGTCATTTACCGATCTTTTAAGCTGGTTGAATGGATTCCAAAAACGTTACGGATTCGTTTATGTGAATCAACATGAAGAAGGTGAAAACGACCTTCGTCGGATCAAGAAGAAAAGCTTTGGATGGTACAAATCCGTGATCGAATCAAACGGTGAAAAGCTATAA
- a CDS encoding M20 family metallopeptidase gives MLTTLFTKLEDYYPEMVEIRRYLHQHPELSFQEVNTANFIASYYEKLGVEVQRGVGGNGVVAKIQGNYPGKTIALRADFDALPIQDEKDVPYKSTVPGVMHACGHDGHTASLLILAKVLHELKDELHGTYIMIHQHAEEYAPGGAASMIEAGCLEGVDVIFGTHLWASEPTGKIQYRTGPIMAAADRFVITIQGKGGHGAQPHKTKDSIVVGAQLVSNLQQIVSRRVSPVESAVVTVGSFVADNAFNVIADKAKLIGTVRTFNEDLRDFIADEIERIVKGTCIASDCSYSYEYVKGYPAVVNHKEETEYLVQLANDMEEIKVVEEAELQMGGEDFAYYLQHVKGTFFFTGAKPVGVEVAYPHHHPKFDIDEQALLVAAKTLGSAAINYK, from the coding sequence TTGCTTACGACACTGTTTACAAAGCTAGAAGATTATTATCCTGAAATGGTTGAGATTCGAAGATACTTGCATCAGCATCCAGAGCTTTCTTTTCAGGAAGTGAACACAGCTAACTTTATCGCATCTTATTATGAAAAACTCGGTGTGGAAGTACAAAGAGGTGTCGGTGGCAATGGGGTAGTAGCCAAGATACAAGGAAACTATCCTGGAAAAACAATTGCCTTACGTGCAGACTTTGATGCACTTCCTATTCAGGATGAAAAGGATGTTCCATACAAATCAACTGTTCCAGGAGTTATGCATGCTTGTGGGCACGATGGTCATACTGCGTCCTTACTTATCCTAGCTAAAGTACTCCATGAATTAAAAGATGAACTTCACGGTACATATATTATGATTCATCAACATGCAGAAGAGTATGCTCCAGGAGGCGCGGCATCCATGATTGAAGCAGGTTGCCTTGAAGGAGTAGATGTTATCTTTGGTACGCATTTATGGGCAAGCGAGCCTACAGGGAAAATTCAATACCGAACAGGTCCTATTATGGCAGCAGCAGATCGATTTGTGATTACCATCCAAGGCAAAGGTGGACACGGAGCACAGCCACATAAAACAAAGGATTCCATTGTTGTTGGTGCCCAACTCGTATCCAATTTACAACAAATCGTAAGCAGACGTGTCAGCCCAGTAGAGTCCGCTGTTGTAACCGTTGGATCCTTTGTCGCAGACAATGCCTTTAACGTAATTGCGGATAAAGCAAAATTAATCGGAACCGTCCGTACATTTAACGAAGACCTTCGAGATTTTATTGCTGACGAAATCGAGCGCATTGTGAAAGGTACTTGCATCGCCTCTGATTGCTCGTATTCCTATGAGTATGTAAAAGGATATCCGGCTGTTGTTAATCATAAAGAAGAAACTGAGTATCTTGTTCAACTAGCAAATGATATGGAAGAGATCAAAGTAGTGGAAGAAGCAGAACTGCAGATGGGTGGAGAGGATTTCGCTTATTATCTACAGCATGTAAAAGGAACTTTCTTCTTTACTGGGGCGAAGCCTGTTGGCGTGGAGGTAGCTTACCCGCATCATCACCCGAAATTCGACATTGATGAACAAGCCTTACTCGTAGCTGCTAAAACGCTCGGTTCAGCTGCCATTAACTATAAATAA
- a CDS encoding PTS sugar transporter subunit IIB, with translation MNILLCCAAGMSTSLLVRKMNQTSMDQGENNKIWAVPGDVVYKHIKDADVILLGPQVRHLLPELKKLGEEKGIPVDVINTVHYGTCNGVEVLKYAKLLKNK, from the coding sequence ATGAATATTTTATTATGCTGTGCAGCTGGTATGTCAACAAGCTTACTAGTAAGAAAAATGAATCAAACTTCAATGGATCAGGGGGAAAACAATAAAATCTGGGCGGTACCCGGTGATGTTGTTTATAAACATATTAAAGACGCAGACGTTATCCTACTAGGTCCACAAGTTCGTCATTTACTTCCTGAACTTAAAAAGCTTGGAGAAGAAAAAGGAATTCCAGTGGATGTGATCAACACTGTTCATTATGGAACTTGTAATGGTGTTGAAGTTTTAAAATATGCAAAACTATTAAAAAATAAATAA
- a CDS encoding BglG family transcription antiterminator, whose product MIISRLTMILGELMGAKVPITSEYLASVIKVTSRTIRNDMKDLQAILEKNGADIKSVRGTGYELVVNNNQQFITFINEVFQDTAETSVGRPDSPEERIRYIITRLLLTNKFVKLDHLADEIFVSRSTILNDVKDIKKILSRYGLSLEKKPNYGLRIKGDEVKVRFCMSDYIFNKKRDELDIVNEQLNILTKEEILVIRNVILALIREHHITLSDVGLNNLIIHVAIACKRIREGNHVLLYSDELNEIIGQKEFSVAEKIVKNLSETLMVDFPENEVAYIAIHLLGTKMIEKSPGEQVEKVIDNKIAQLVSDILAKIDEKLSLGISEDKELLEQMCLHIKPAINRYRYGMNLRNPMIDEIKANYPVAFQAGLIAGKEMKKQLSIDIDENEIGYLALHIGVAMERKQIHHGPKRCLIVCASGVGSARLLYYKLQSTFGPKLDIVDTTEFYKLQQMDLHDIDFIISTVPIQQKMSIPVIHVNTFLGDQDLKKIRSAVSEQTTSLEYTREELVFLQQALLSKEEVLSYMFSNLKEMGLIDDVFIESVKERESLSSTSFGNFVAIPHPLNPLTDETFWSICTLQKPIEWDDKLVQFVCLLSVEKDSSGDLQRMYDMLGKVIDDRELVQQLIKSKSYHEFKDTFLKV is encoded by the coding sequence ATGATTATTTCTCGTCTCACGATGATACTCGGAGAACTAATGGGAGCGAAGGTGCCTATTACGAGCGAGTATTTAGCAAGCGTTATTAAAGTAACATCAAGAACCATTCGTAATGATATGAAAGACCTTCAGGCAATCCTTGAAAAGAACGGTGCAGATATTAAGTCAGTACGAGGAACAGGATACGAACTAGTTGTAAATAATAACCAACAGTTTATCACCTTTATAAATGAAGTGTTTCAAGATACGGCTGAAACGAGCGTTGGAAGGCCCGACTCACCTGAAGAACGGATACGGTATATTATTACAAGGCTACTTCTAACCAATAAATTTGTAAAGCTTGACCATTTAGCTGATGAAATATTTGTTAGTCGCTCAACGATCTTAAATGACGTAAAGGATATTAAGAAAATCCTCTCACGGTATGGATTAAGTTTAGAAAAGAAACCTAATTATGGTTTAAGGATTAAAGGTGATGAAGTCAAGGTCCGCTTTTGTATGTCGGATTATATTTTTAATAAAAAAAGGGACGAACTTGATATTGTTAATGAACAACTGAATATCCTAACCAAGGAAGAAATTCTAGTGATTCGAAACGTCATATTAGCGCTTATTAGGGAACATCATATTACCCTTTCTGATGTGGGCTTAAATAATTTGATAATCCATGTAGCAATAGCTTGTAAGCGTATCCGTGAAGGAAATCATGTATTATTGTATTCAGATGAACTAAATGAAATCATTGGACAAAAAGAATTTTCTGTTGCAGAAAAAATTGTGAAAAATCTAAGTGAAACCCTTATGGTTGATTTTCCAGAAAATGAGGTCGCTTATATAGCCATTCATCTTTTAGGTACGAAAATGATTGAAAAATCACCTGGTGAGCAAGTGGAGAAAGTAATTGATAATAAAATTGCTCAGTTAGTATCTGACATCCTTGCAAAAATCGATGAAAAGCTGTCATTAGGAATTAGCGAAGATAAGGAACTCTTAGAACAAATGTGTCTACATATTAAACCAGCAATCAATCGTTACCGTTATGGAATGAACTTGAGAAATCCAATGATTGATGAAATCAAGGCTAATTATCCAGTAGCGTTTCAAGCAGGGCTTATTGCTGGTAAAGAGATGAAAAAACAACTAAGCATAGATATTGACGAGAATGAAATTGGATACCTTGCCCTCCATATAGGAGTAGCCATGGAGCGGAAGCAAATCCACCATGGTCCGAAAAGATGCTTAATTGTTTGTGCATCAGGAGTAGGTAGTGCGAGATTGCTTTACTATAAGCTTCAGTCAACCTTTGGACCAAAGCTTGATATTGTCGATACTACAGAATTTTATAAGCTTCAGCAGATGGATCTACATGATATTGATTTCATTATTAGTACAGTACCTATTCAGCAAAAAATGTCCATTCCTGTCATCCATGTGAACACATTTTTAGGTGATCAAGATTTAAAAAAAATTAGGTCCGCCGTGTCAGAGCAAACGACATCTCTTGAGTATACGAGGGAAGAACTAGTTTTCTTACAACAAGCACTTTTATCAAAAGAAGAAGTGTTATCTTATATGTTTTCGAATTTGAAAGAAATGGGTTTGATAGATGATGTTTTCATTGAATCAGTGAAGGAGAGAGAATCTCTGTCTTCCACATCCTTTGGGAATTTTGTTGCTATTCCACATCCATTAAATCCATTAACAGACGAGACATTTTGGTCAATTTGTACCTTACAAAAGCCGATAGAGTGGGACGATAAACTTGTACAATTTGTTTGTTTACTTAGTGTTGAAAAGGATAGTAGCGGAGATTTACAAAGAATGTACGATATGCTCGGTAAAGTGATCGATGATCGTGAGTTAGTACAACAATTAATAAAATCAAAGTCCTATCATGAATTTAAAGACACCTTCTTAAAGGTTTAG
- a CDS encoding PTS sugar transporter subunit IIB has protein sequence MNILLCCAAGMSTSLLVTKMEAAAKEQGLESKIWAVSSDQVKANIDQADVLLLGPQVRYLLPQMQQLGKEKNIPVDSINPIHYGMCNGAEVLKTAVALKN, from the coding sequence ATGAACATCTTATTATGTTGTGCGGCAGGTATGTCTACAAGTTTACTAGTAACAAAAATGGAAGCGGCTGCAAAGGAACAAGGACTTGAGTCAAAAATTTGGGCAGTAAGTTCAGACCAAGTAAAAGCGAATATCGATCAAGCAGATGTATTGCTTCTTGGACCACAAGTACGTTACCTATTACCTCAAATGCAACAACTTGGAAAAGAAAAGAATATCCCGGTTGATTCTATCAACCCAATTCACTACGGAATGTGTAATGGGGCAGAAGTGTTAAAAACAGCTGTAGCACTAAAAAACTAA